CCTTTGGCACGCGGATAGAGCGGGTCGATCTTGAGGCCGTCATAGGTCTTGCCGACCAGCTTCTCGAACGGCGCGCCCTTCAGCACGCCATCGACCAGCTTGCGCCAGTCTTCGACGGTCGCCTTGGGAAAATCGGCCGCCAGCGGCAGGTCGTCGGTCACGGAGGTCATACGGCCAAGGGCTCCCAAACGGCTTGTTATTCGCAGGCGAAATTGCCACGCCGAACCGTCCCTGCAAACGGTTGTTTTTGGTTAACCGGTATCCGGAAGCCGCTCAATGCCTTGCGTCGAGACGCTGGCAAGCCCGTCACGCACACGAATGCCTGCGATGACGCGATCGGGCGCGATTTCGGCCAGCGGCACCAGCACGAAAGCGCGCTCGAACAGGCGCGGATGCGGCAAGGTCAGGTCGGGCTTCTGCAGGGAAACATCGTCATAGGCGATCATGTCGAGATCGAGCGTACGCGGGCCCCAGCGCCGGTCTTTCTCCCGCGTGCGGCCGAACTTCTGCTCGACCTTCTGCATCACGAACAGCAGCGCGTGCGGATCGAGATCGGTCTCGATCTCGACACAGGCATTGATGAAGGGATCCTGGTCCTCATCGCCCCAGGGCGGCGTCGCGTAGTCCGCGGAGCGCGCGATCATTGCGGCCTGTGCCATGCCGCAGATGTGCGAGATCGCCTTTTTGAATGTCGCGCGGACATCGCCGACATTGCCGCCGAGTGCGATCAGCACGCTCGCCATGTCAGGGGTGCCGCGAGCGCGTCAGCATGATGCCGACGTCGTCGAAGATCGCGGCGATCGGCGCATGCGGCTTGTGCACGGTGATCTTGACCGCACGGATGCGCGGGAAGTGCGACAGGATGGCATCGGCGACCGCGCCGGCGGCGCCTTCCAGCAGCTTGTAATTGGTGTTCTTGAACGCCGCCGTCGTGGTTGCCACGACTTCGGCGTAGGAGACCGTATCGGCGAGCCGGTCGGTGCGCGCAGGCTCCGACAGGTCGGTATAGAGCTCGAGGTCGATGACGAAACGCTGGCCGACCTCGGTCTCGTGATCCATCACGCCGTGGCGGGCATGGATCGACAGGCCGGTGACGAAGATCGTGTCGGTCATT
The genomic region above belongs to Bradyrhizobium arachidis and contains:
- the folK gene encoding 2-amino-4-hydroxy-6-hydroxymethyldihydropteridine diphosphokinase, which translates into the protein MASVLIALGGNVGDVRATFKKAISHICGMAQAAMIARSADYATPPWGDEDQDPFINACVEIETDLDPHALLFVMQKVEQKFGRTREKDRRWGPRTLDLDMIAYDDVSLQKPDLTLPHPRLFERAFVLVPLAEIAPDRVIAGIRVRDGLASVSTQGIERLPDTG
- the folB gene encoding dihydroneopterin aldolase, whose protein sequence is MTDTIFVTGLSIHARHGVMDHETEVGQRFVIDLELYTDLSEPARTDRLADTVSYAEVVATTTAAFKNTNYKLLEGAAGAVADAILSHFPRIRAVKITVHKPHAPIAAIFDDVGIMLTRSRHP